Proteins encoded by one window of Heliangelus exortis chromosome 5, bHelExo1.hap1, whole genome shotgun sequence:
- the PTGR2 gene encoding prostaglandin reductase 2: protein MIIERVVLHSRPGKNGVPVAENFRVEQSTIADTIQAGQVRVRTLYLSVDPYMRCRMNEETGSDYLLPWQLSEVADGGGIGVVEESKHDNLAKGDFVTSFSWPWQTVAILDGSLLQKLIPELVNGHLSYFLGAAGMTGLTALLGIKEKGHVAVGANQTMVVSGAAGACGSLAGQIGHLEGCSKVVGIAGTDEKCSILVQEMGFDAAINYKKGNVAEQLRELCPGGVDVYFDNVGGDISDTVISQMNQNSHIILCGQISQYNKDVPYPPPLPPDIEKIQKERNITRERFLVLNYMDKQEACILQLCQWIQEGKLKVRETVVEGLANIGAAFQSMMSGGNIGKQIVSVSQ, encoded by the exons ATGATCATAGAGAGAGTGGTGCTGCATTCCCGCCCTG GTAAGAATGGAGTGCCAGTGGCTGAGAACTTCCGAGTGGAACAAAGTACAATAGCAGATACAATCCAAGCAGGACAAGTTCGTGTTAGAACCTTGTATCTCTCTGTGGACCCTTACATG CGCTGCCGAATGAATGAGGAGACCGGCTCGGATtacctcctgccctggcagctgtCTGAAGTTGCTGATGGTGGGGGCATTGGGGTTGTGGAGGAGAGTAAGCACGATAACCTTGCCAAAGGAGACTTTGTAACCTCCTTCAGCTGGCCCTGGCAGACTGTGGCAATTCTAGATGGAAGCTTGCTACAAAAG CTCATTCCAGAGCTTGTGAATGGACACCTCTCCTACTTCCTGGGGGCAGCTGGCATGACAGGACTGACAGCCCTGCTGGGTATAAAGGAGAAAGGACACGTGGCTGTGGGTGCCAATCAGACCATGGTGGTGAGCGGCGCAGCCGGTGCCTGTGGCTCCTTGGCTGGCCAG ATTGGCCATCTGGAGGGCTGCTCTAAAGTGGTGGGGATCGCTGGCACAGATGAAAAATGCTCCATTTTGGTCCAAGAAATGGGGTTTGATGCTGCTATCAATTACAAGAAGGGGAATGTGGCAGAACAGCTCCGTGAACTCTGCCCAGGTGGTGTGGATGTTTACTTTGACAACGTTGGTGGAGACATCAGTGATACAGTTATAAGCCAG ATGAATCAGAACAGCCATATCATCCTGTGTGGACAGATTTCTCAGTATAACAAAGATGTGCCTTATCCTCCTCCCTTGCCTCCTGAcatagaaaaaatacagaaagaaaggaacatCACAAG ggagAGATTCTTAGTGTTGAACTATATGGACAAACAAGAAGCTTGTATATTACAGCTCTGTCAGTGGATCCAAGAGGGTAAACTGAAG GTCAGAGAGACCGTGGTAGAAGGCTTAGCAAACATTGGTG CTGCTTTCCAGTCCATGATGAGTGGAGGCAATATTGGAAAACAGATCGTCTCAGTTTCTCAGTGA